In a single window of the Streptomyces sp. HUAS ZL42 genome:
- a CDS encoding antibiotic biosynthesis monooxygenase family protein: MLQENKHWSSGSWQIKEGSADEFVERWREFLIWTKEANTGFLGARLIRSLNSPNSFVSFAAWQDLDSMRAWQGSPEFAERFSACRALCEDMQSGGYELVVTV, translated from the coding sequence ATGCTGCAGGAGAACAAGCACTGGTCCTCGGGGAGCTGGCAGATCAAAGAGGGAAGTGCCGACGAGTTCGTCGAACGCTGGCGGGAGTTCCTCATCTGGACCAAGGAGGCGAACACGGGCTTCCTCGGGGCTCGGCTGATCCGCAGCCTGAACAGCCCGAACTCCTTCGTGTCCTTCGCTGCCTGGCAGGATCTCGACTCGATGCGCGCCTGGCAGGGTTCACCCGAGTTCGCCGAGCGCTTCAGCGCCTGCCGCGCCCTGTGCGAGGACATGCAGAGCGGCGGCTACGAGCTGGTCGTCACCGTCTGA
- a CDS encoding DUF5955 family protein: MQGGRAVLRSLGQRPVTGSDEDPRVAELRTAVSRLRRELAAHPAEFPDRAIAEDELAALAAMTAGGVPEIPRLRSSLLLIAGAIGSVSALARGLSDVRHAVELFGEPPRR, from the coding sequence ATGCAGGGGGGGAGAGCTGTGTTGCGGAGCTTGGGGCAGAGGCCAGTGACCGGCAGCGACGAGGATCCGAGGGTGGCGGAGCTGAGGACGGCCGTGTCCCGGCTGCGCCGGGAACTCGCCGCGCATCCCGCGGAGTTCCCGGACCGGGCCATCGCCGAGGACGAACTGGCCGCCCTCGCAGCGATGACCGCGGGCGGGGTCCCGGAGATCCCCCGCCTGCGCAGCTCCCTGCTGCTGATCGCCGGCGCCATCGGCTCGGTCAGCGCCCTGGCGCGGGGCCTGTCGGACGTGCGGCACGCGGTGGAGCTGTTCGGGGAGCCGCCGCGCCGTTGA
- a CDS encoding NTP transferase domain-containing protein — MTQRQDQVAGLLLAAGGGRRLGGRPKALLEHRGRPLVEYAVGALRAAGCTRVHVVLGARSDAVRERARLDGCVLVENPHWQQGMGSSLRAGLDSLTGTGAGAALVSLVDQPGIGPAALARVIGAYRGETSLASAAYDGQRGHPVLLGAAHWAGIAAAATGDRGARAYLKEHEEAITLVECGDVARPYDIDTEADLVHLE, encoded by the coding sequence ATGACGCAAAGGCAGGACCAGGTCGCCGGGTTGCTCCTCGCGGCGGGCGGGGGGCGACGGCTCGGCGGGCGGCCCAAGGCGCTGCTCGAACACCGGGGGCGTCCGCTGGTGGAGTACGCGGTGGGGGCGCTGCGCGCCGCCGGGTGCACGCGCGTCCATGTGGTCCTGGGGGCCCGCTCCGATGCCGTACGGGAGCGCGCCCGGCTCGACGGCTGCGTGCTCGTGGAGAACCCGCACTGGCAGCAGGGCATGGGCTCCTCCCTGCGGGCCGGGCTCGACTCGCTCACCGGCACGGGGGCCGGAGCCGCGCTCGTGTCGCTGGTCGACCAGCCCGGGATCGGGCCGGCGGCCCTGGCGCGGGTGATCGGCGCGTACCGGGGGGAGACGTCCCTGGCCTCCGCCGCGTACGACGGGCAGCGCGGGCATCCGGTCCTCCTCGGCGCCGCCCACTGGGCCGGCATCGCGGCGGCCGCGACCGGCGACCGGGGGGCGCGCGCCTATCTGAAGGAGCACGAGGAGGCCATCACGCTCGTCGAGTGCGGGGATGTGGCGCGGCCGTACGACATCGACACGGAGGCGGACCTCGTCCACCTTGAGTGA